The following are from one region of the Paenibacillus sabinae T27 genome:
- a CDS encoding ThuA domain-containing protein — translation MVKVTVWNEYRHERNDDKIAAVYPEGIHNQIAGFLKEAGMDATTATLDEPEHGLTEEVLNNTDVLVWWGHIAHKEVSDEIVDRVHRRVLQGMGLVVLHSGHMSKIFMKLMGTTCDLKWRDVGEKERLWVMNPSHPIAEGIGEYIELDQEEMYGTHFDVPAPEELIFVGWFEGGNVFPSGCTYRRGNGKIFYFQPGHEAYPTYYHPEIQSVIVNGVQWAEPTKRAYPVYGNSKELETIKREVLL, via the coding sequence ATGGTCAAAGTAACCGTATGGAATGAGTACCGGCACGAGCGGAACGACGACAAAATTGCAGCTGTATATCCGGAAGGCATCCACAACCAGATCGCAGGTTTCCTGAAGGAAGCGGGCATGGACGCCACAACGGCAACGCTGGATGAGCCGGAGCACGGGCTTACGGAGGAAGTGCTGAATAATACCGATGTTCTCGTCTGGTGGGGCCATATCGCTCATAAAGAAGTAAGCGACGAGATCGTGGACCGCGTTCACCGGCGGGTTCTTCAGGGCATGGGACTGGTCGTGCTGCATTCCGGGCATATGTCGAAGATTTTCATGAAGCTGATGGGCACCACTTGCGATTTAAAATGGCGGGATGTCGGGGAAAAGGAACGTCTGTGGGTGATGAACCCGAGCCATCCAATCGCGGAGGGCATCGGTGAATATATTGAGCTTGACCAGGAGGAAATGTACGGGACGCACTTCGATGTGCCCGCGCCCGAGGAATTGATCTTTGTCGGCTGGTTTGAAGGCGGAAACGTATTTCCAAGCGGCTGCACGTACCGGCGGGGAAACGGCAAAATCTTCTACTTCCAGCCGGGACATGAAGCGTATCCGACCTACTACCATCCGGAAATTCAGAGTGTCATCGTCAATGGCGTGCAGTGGGCCGAGCCGACCAAGCGCGCTTATCCGGTCTATGGCAATTCGAAAGAGCTGGAGACGATCAAGCGGGAAGTGCTGCTGTAG